One window of Sardina pilchardus chromosome 2, fSarPil1.1, whole genome shotgun sequence genomic DNA carries:
- the LOC134075220 gene encoding NACHT, LRR and PYD domains-containing protein 1 homolog isoform X3 encodes MESPSQRKAPPNGAVGEDVSSDALRVNVSAADRSYVSAPVLVNSQVHGDVLIKVINDVQLKADAGLEPTIFDYKESIKTDYKRVQEYNSLPAEDVLLTDRYTELLIVQHHRQQKEREEEICFRGASFFSAREAYQSTTVDQFFSPDDQGEVPRAVILQGHSGHGKSFTVQKIMLDWASGNLYKDQFELILHLKCKELNQVSGKLCVVDLVSCNQKYTPLISQKLKVSPQKVLFHIDGFDELQSPMDAISDSPVKDLLTPAPVGAILSALLKGSILPDCFLLVTTRPSAADTLSKLLKRPQRSTETLGFSEKGVQEYFQRFCQDQQVAERAFSSVKANETLFTSCSIPVICWIVCTVFREQLKENDGMTNGLETTTSIFVHFVSTLLDHHCQHLSQPVPTLLRSLGQLAERGMLEQQVLFERESVESKISDPVTVPFLCKFLLKKKVRKKEMFSFMHLSFQEFFTALYYTFDQNEEKVEELLKSFQGDKMNAHLLPVIQFLFGLSNREVMQDLEHLNLPSPSSIRRQLEEWMLGLIKGNSDCKKADMTLFILHCLYELHEGQPCEDNYEETPFVCRAMEAWGEMNFDSIPLTSTDCWVLLYCLQCCPTIRSLELKDCNMTAEMLRMLQPALSRCEELGFGMQDLSDVDVGDLISALGERKILHRLYAFHSSLSEESVHHIFSALCRQKCVGRVALTVKTITPSTAERLLHLYSNTHIGDFVGVGLPEGAEQAESFCSVLVIRKVKSYFGSPEYDECVDALLRHLSSLPDLMEVTLTAGCLTEIWANRILSLIRTCPQLREVQ; translated from the exons CATATTTGACTATAAGGAGAGCATCAAGACTGACTATAAAAGAGTGCAGGAGTACAACTCCCTCCCTGCTGAGGACGTGCTGCTGACTGACCGCTACACTGAGCTGCTGATAGTCCAGCACCACagacagcagaaagagagagaggaggagatctGCTTCAGAGGAGCGAGTTTCTTCAGTGCCAGGGAGGCATATCAAAGCACCACTGTGGACCAGTTCTTCAGCCCTGATGACCAAGGAGAAGTTCCTAGAGCAGTCATTCTTCAGGGCCACTCTGGACATGGCAAATCCTTTACCGTACAGAAGATCATGTTGGACTGGGCATCAGGCAACCTCTACAAGGATCAATTTGAACTTATTTTACACCTGAAATGTAAAGAACTGAACCAGGTATCAGGGAAGTTGTGTGTGGTTGATCTTGTGAGCTGCAATCAGAAATATACCCCACTGATCTCACAGAAATTAAAGGTCTCACCGCAGAAGGTGCTCTTCCACATAGATGGATTCGATGAGCTCCAGTCCCCAATGGATGCAATCAGTGACTCACCTGTTAAAGACCTTTTAACACCAGCTCCTGTTGGGGCCATTCTGAGTGCTCTGTTGAAGGGGTCAATCCTTCCTGATTGCTTCCTGCTGGTCACCACCAGGCCCAGTGCAGCAGACACACTGAGCAAACTGCTCAAACGCCCGCAGCGTTCCACTGAGACTCTGGGTTTCTCTGAGAAGGGGGTGCAGGAGTACTTCCAGAGGTTCTGTCAAGATCAGCAGGTAGCAGAGAGGGCATTCAGCAGTGTGAAGGCAAACGAAACCCTCTTCACATCCTGCTCCATTCCCGTCATCTGCTGGATCGTCTGCACCGTTTTCAGGGAGCAGCTAAAAGAAAATGATGGAATGACTAATGGCCTGGAAACAACCACCTCCATATTTGTGCACTTTGTGTCCACTCTGCTGGATCATCACTGCCAGCATTTGAGTCAGCCAGTCCCAACTCTGCTGAGGAGCCTGGGCCagctggcagagagagggatgctggagcagcaggtcctgtttgagagagaaagtgtggaaAGTAAAATCTCAGATCCAGTCACTGTTCCCTTCCTGTGCAAATTCCTCCTGAAGAAGAAAGTCAGAAAGAAGGAAATGTTCAGTTTCATGCATCTGAGTTTTCAGGAGTTCTTCACTGCACTCTACTACACCTTTGACCAGAATGAGGAGAAAGTTGAAGAGCTGCTCAAATCCTTCCAAGGGGATAAAATGAATGCACATCTCCTACCTGTCATTCAGTTTCTGTTTGGTCTCTCAAATAGAGAAGTCATGCAGGACTTAGAGCATCTCAACCTGCCTTCCCCATCTTCCATTCGAAGGCAGCTTGAAGAGTGGATGCTCGGACTCATCAAAGGGAATTCCGACTGTAAGAAGGCTGACATGACCCTCTTCATACTCCACTGTCTCTATGAGCTCCATGAGGGACAGCCATGCGAGGACAACTATGAAGAAACACCGTTTGTGTGCAGAGCCATGGAGGCTTGGGGTGAGATGAATTTTGACTCCATTCCCCTGACGAGTACAGACTGCTGGGTGCTGCTGTACTGCCTGCAGTGCTGCCCGACCATCAGAAGCCTGGAGCTGAAAGACTGCAACATGACAGCAGAGATGCTGAGGATGCTGCAGCCCGCGCTGAGCCGGTGTGAGGAGCTGGG GTTTGGGATGCAGGACCTGTCGGATGTGGATGTTGGTGATTTGATCTCAGcgctgggagagagaaagatcctGCACAGACTGTA TGCGTTCCACAGCAGTCTGTCAGAGGAGAGCGTGCACCACATCTTCAGTGCCCTCTGCAGGCAGAAGTGTGTGGGCAGAGTTGCACTCACTGTGAAGACCATCACCCCCAGCACAGCTGAGAGACTTCTGCACCTCTACAGCAACACTCACATTGGAGATTTTGTGGG GGTGGGTCTACCAGAGGGGGCTGAGCAAGCTGAGAGTTTCTGTTCCGTCCTCGTGATCAGGAAAGTAAAGAGCTATTTTGG CAGTCCAGAGTatgatgagtgtgtggatgCTCTTTTGAGGCACCTGTCCTCTCTGCCTGATCTGATGGAGGTGACTCTGACGGCCGGCTGCCTGACTGAGATCTGGGCCAATAGGATCCTCTCCCTCATCCGCACCTGCCCCCAGTTAAGGGAAGTTCAGTAA